One Chordicoccus furentiruminis DNA window includes the following coding sequences:
- a CDS encoding HlyD family efflux transporter periplasmic adaptor subunit yields the protein MPDRRRPRLPRLFTLNIGTVVFGILFIYIIGSVILYMTRTHVSSYTVTSGPLAKNQTYTGVALYDETLVSAEAGGYIDYYARDGVKVRSGGVVYGVSPTKKTGSAAAPDQSTLSAIRTDMKQFSETFDPVNFHTVYSLRYQVEGRILNAALSGDAGASSGSLTVGDETLYTAPSDGIVCYSTDGYENLDEKKLTSSVFDEKEYRLKAIKTGSGVTTGDPVYRLIRSEKWSLLLPLTAKQAVSLADLSYVKVKFLKDGVSQNASFSIHTMHDGTQYGRLDFSNGLIRYLDNRYIEIELVTNTAVGLKVPVSAVVTRSFFTIPDGYASDDGGSTVAFLRQMTDRTGKVTYAPVRPTIYAHENGAYYVDDSDFSPGDIIVRDETSASNRYIVRDTAELEGVYSMNRGYALFRRVNIIDKNEDYCIVESGTAYGIARFDNIVEHGSSVKNAQITAG from the coding sequence GTGCCAGACCGCCGTCGCCCCCGTCTTCCGCGTCTCTTCACGCTGAACATCGGAACGGTTGTGTTTGGCATTCTTTTTATCTATATCATCGGCAGCGTCATCCTCTATATGACCAGGACCCACGTCAGCTCCTATACCGTTACCTCCGGCCCGCTGGCGAAAAACCAGACATATACCGGAGTCGCTCTGTATGATGAAACGCTCGTCTCCGCGGAAGCCGGCGGCTATATCGATTATTACGCCCGGGACGGCGTGAAGGTCCGCAGCGGAGGCGTCGTGTACGGCGTGAGTCCGACGAAAAAGACCGGTTCCGCCGCCGCACCGGATCAGTCCACCCTTTCCGCGATCCGGACGGATATGAAGCAGTTCTCCGAAACCTTCGATCCGGTCAATTTCCATACCGTCTATTCCCTCCGTTATCAGGTGGAAGGACGGATCCTGAACGCCGCGCTGTCCGGCGATGCCGGCGCCTCCTCCGGTTCTCTGACAGTGGGAGACGAGACACTGTACACGGCCCCGTCGGACGGGATTGTCTGCTACTCCACCGACGGATATGAAAACCTCGATGAAAAGAAGCTGACTTCCTCGGTCTTCGACGAGAAGGAATACCGGTTGAAGGCCATCAAGACCGGCTCCGGCGTCACCACCGGAGATCCTGTCTACCGGCTGATCCGCTCGGAGAAATGGAGCCTTCTTCTCCCTCTGACGGCAAAGCAGGCTGTCAGTCTGGCTGATCTGAGCTATGTGAAGGTGAAGTTTCTGAAGGACGGCGTGTCACAGAACGCCTCGTTCTCCATCCATACGATGCATGACGGAACGCAGTACGGGCGTCTTGACTTCTCAAACGGCCTGATCCGTTATCTGGACAACCGCTACATCGAAATCGAGCTCGTGACCAATACGGCCGTCGGACTCAAGGTTCCGGTCTCCGCTGTCGTCACGCGCTCTTTCTTCACGATCCCGGACGGTTATGCCTCGGATGACGGCGGCAGCACCGTCGCGTTTCTCCGGCAGATGACTGACCGCACCGGAAAAGTGACTTACGCTCCGGTCAGACCCACGATCTACGCCCACGAAAACGGCGCCTATTACGTCGATGATTCCGATTTTTCTCCGGGTGATATCATCGTGCGGGATGAGACGTCCGCCTCCAACCGGTACATTGTCCGCGATACGGCCGAGCTGGAGGGCGTCTACAGTATGAACCGCGGATATGCGCTCTTCCGGCGCGTGAACATCATCGACAAGAACGAGGACTACTGCATCGTAGAGAGCGGAACCGCATACGGCATTGCCCGGTTTGACAACATTGTTGAACACGGCTCCTCCGTAAAAAACGCCCAGATCACCGCAGGATGA
- the lspA gene encoding signal peptidase II, with protein sequence MNPETTKHPGPAAGRILLHDLILLILLISADQVTKWLAVRFPGRNGALVLIPGVFELRYLENRGAAFGLFQNGQIFFILLTLIVAAAVLRVYLRLPVTRRYRALRAVCVVLTAGAAGNLIDRILYGYVRDFFYIVLIHFPIFNVADICVTGSAAAAVILLFTVYRNDDFTFLKKER encoded by the coding sequence TTGAATCCGGAAACAACAAAGCATCCCGGGCCGGCCGCGGGCCGTATCCTGCTGCACGATCTGATCCTGCTGATCCTTCTGATCTCGGCCGACCAGGTCACAAAATGGCTTGCCGTGCGTTTTCCCGGCCGGAACGGCGCGCTGGTTCTGATCCCGGGTGTTTTCGAGCTGCGCTATCTTGAGAACCGCGGTGCGGCCTTCGGCCTCTTCCAGAACGGTCAGATCTTTTTTATTCTGCTCACCCTGATCGTTGCCGCCGCGGTCCTCAGGGTTTATCTGCGTCTTCCCGTCACGCGGCGCTACCGGGCGCTACGCGCCGTCTGCGTCGTTCTGACTGCCGGAGCCGCCGGCAATCTGATCGACCGGATCCTGTACGGATATGTCCGTGATTTCTTTTACATCGTTCTGATCCATTTTCCGATCTTCAATGTGGCCGATATCTGTGTGACCGGATCCGCCGCAGCCGCGGTGATCCTGCTTTTCACTGTATATCGGAACGACGACTTCACATTTTTGAAAAAGGAGCGCTGA
- the aroB gene encoding 3-dehydroquinate synthase, with the protein MTATNPVTQPLFHDSFNALPDALRPFPFAGHRAMLVGDTHTLALFGQAVRERLESVFCKVSVYEFEAGEEHKTLNSVKGLLAAMIDGHFDRKDCIVALGGGVVGDMGGFAAAIYLRGIPVVQIPTTLLAQVDSSIGGKTGVDFDGYKNMIGAFHMPACIYTNVSVLSALPDDQFASGMGEVIKSALLGDAALYRWLQTNRDGIAARDPALLLEMIRRTAEIKVEIVTEDPTEQGRRALLNLGHTVGHAVEKACRFTMMHGACVAVGLAAAASMSISRGLIREEDRTDIIRTLHDYGLPSSVSGLRAEDVLRITKSDKKMSDGQIRFILLRSPGSAFYTDDVTDGELLAGIRSVLTD; encoded by the coding sequence ATGACCGCTACCAATCCTGTTACTCAGCCTCTTTTTCACGATTCATTCAACGCACTGCCTGACGCGCTCCGGCCGTTTCCTTTTGCCGGGCACCGTGCCATGCTGGTCGGCGATACCCACACTCTGGCGCTGTTCGGCCAGGCGGTGCGGGAACGTCTCGAATCCGTCTTTTGCAAAGTGAGTGTCTACGAATTTGAAGCCGGAGAGGAGCACAAGACGCTCAATTCGGTGAAGGGCCTGCTGGCCGCGATGATTGACGGTCATTTCGACAGAAAAGACTGCATCGTTGCCCTCGGGGGCGGTGTGGTAGGAGACATGGGCGGCTTCGCCGCAGCCATTTACCTCCGGGGCATCCCTGTGGTTCAGATCCCGACAACCCTGCTGGCTCAGGTTGACTCCAGTATCGGAGGAAAAACCGGCGTTGATTTCGACGGTTACAAGAACATGATCGGTGCGTTCCATATGCCGGCATGCATTTACACCAATGTATCCGTGCTGTCCGCCCTTCCCGACGACCAGTTCGCGTCCGGAATGGGAGAGGTCATCAAAAGCGCGCTGCTCGGCGACGCCGCGCTTTACCGCTGGCTCCAGACTAACCGGGACGGCATCGCCGCCCGCGATCCCGCGCTGCTTCTTGAGATGATCCGCCGCACCGCGGAGATCAAGGTGGAAATCGTGACAGAGGATCCTACAGAACAGGGACGGCGTGCTCTGCTCAATCTTGGTCATACCGTCGGTCATGCTGTCGAGAAGGCGTGCCGCTTCACCATGATGCACGGGGCATGTGTCGCGGTCGGGCTGGCCGCCGCCGCCTCAATGAGTATCTCCCGTGGCCTGATCCGTGAAGAGGACCGTACGGACATCATCCGCACGCTTCATGACTACGGGCTCCCTTCCTCCGTCAGCGGACTCCGGGCGGAAGACGTGCTCAGGATCACAAAATCGGATAAAAAGATGTCCGACGGCCAGATCCGTTTTATTCTGCTCCGCAGTCCGGGCTCAGCATTCTACACGGACGATGTCACGGACGGCGAGCTGCTCGCAGGCATCCGTTCCGTCCTGACAGACTGA
- a CDS encoding D-alanyl-D-alanine carboxypeptidase family protein, whose product MVKLFRRPAHTPIDPRTQGKREDKRLWLITLAGLLAVVLAAVVILVFLLSGSSSSLTIPDRWTNARMVYDTSEQTAMQSKTSFTSSLCIGANNVANDAVSVGDSEKAALFSLDDRKVVYAKEMYEKIYPASITKIMTAILALKSDKMDETVTINWQDVDLESGSQVVGFRIGDKVRMSELLRGMLIHSGNDAAQAIARTVGGTQAKFVKMMNEELETLGCTGSHFMNPTGLHDDDHYTTVYDIYLMLNEAMKYDDFVNIIQVPVYDLTYQNADGTEMHVTLDSTDHFLTGEVEPPRNVTVLGGKTGTTAAAGNCLALLSQNAYGQFYISVVVDAPSKDQLYQDQFSLLSCINS is encoded by the coding sequence ATGGTGAAGCTGTTCCGCCGTCCGGCGCACACGCCGATTGATCCGCGCACACAGGGGAAGCGGGAAGACAAACGGCTGTGGCTGATCACGCTGGCCGGTCTTCTCGCGGTTGTGCTGGCCGCCGTCGTCATACTCGTGTTCCTTCTGAGCGGCAGTTCCTCTTCACTGACGATTCCGGACCGCTGGACCAACGCCCGCATGGTGTATGACACCAGCGAACAGACCGCCATGCAGTCGAAGACGTCCTTCACCTCCAGCCTCTGCATCGGAGCAAACAATGTGGCCAATGACGCCGTTTCGGTCGGAGACAGCGAAAAGGCGGCCCTGTTTTCCCTTGATGACCGGAAGGTCGTCTACGCGAAGGAAATGTACGAAAAAATCTACCCGGCCTCCATCACGAAGATCATGACCGCGATCCTCGCGCTGAAATCGGACAAGATGGATGAGACGGTGACGATCAACTGGCAGGACGTAGATCTCGAGAGCGGCTCACAGGTCGTCGGTTTCCGGATCGGAGACAAGGTCAGGATGAGCGAGCTTCTCCGCGGCATGCTGATCCACTCCGGCAACGATGCCGCCCAGGCGATCGCACGCACCGTCGGAGGCACGCAGGCAAAATTCGTGAAAATGATGAACGAGGAGCTGGAAACGCTCGGCTGCACCGGAAGTCATTTCATGAATCCGACAGGCCTCCATGACGACGATCACTACACGACGGTCTACGATATCTATCTGATGCTGAACGAAGCGATGAAGTACGACGATTTCGTCAACATCATCCAGGTTCCGGTCTATGATCTCACCTATCAGAACGCCGACGGCACCGAGATGCATGTGACGCTGGATTCCACCGATCATTTTCTGACGGGAGAAGTCGAGCCCCCGCGGAATGTAACTGTGCTCGGCGGCAAGACCGGCACGACCGCCGCGGCCGGAAACTGTCTGGCGCTGCTCTCGCAGAACGCCTACGGACAGTTCTATATCTCCGTCGTCGTGGATGCGCCGTCGAAGGACCAGCTGTATCAGGATCAGTTCTCGCTGCTTTCTTGCATCAACAGCTGA
- a CDS encoding YggS family pyridoxal phosphate-dependent enzyme — translation MVTENLEAVRREIRAHAEKAGRNPDDVLLLAVSKTKPESDIRALYEAGQRDFGENYVQELCEKQSHLPKDIRWHMIGHLQRNKVKYIAPFVALIHSVDSRALADTIEKEAAKAGRIIPVLIEVNVAGETTKFGVTPEEEPSLAGYIRSLSHVQLRGFMTSAPIVQDPEENRPVFRRLRQLSVDINRQSINNEKTDVLSMGMSDDFTVAVEEGSTCVRVGTRIFGARDYSR, via the coding sequence ATGGTAACAGAAAATCTGGAAGCCGTGCGCCGCGAGATACGTGCGCATGCGGAAAAGGCAGGCCGGAATCCGGATGACGTGCTTCTTCTTGCTGTCAGCAAGACAAAGCCGGAATCCGACATCCGCGCCCTCTATGAGGCAGGGCAGCGGGATTTCGGAGAGAACTATGTGCAGGAGCTCTGCGAAAAGCAGTCCCATCTGCCGAAGGACATCCGCTGGCATATGATCGGCCACCTTCAGCGCAACAAGGTCAAATACATCGCCCCGTTTGTCGCGCTGATCCATTCCGTGGACAGCCGTGCTCTGGCGGATACCATCGAAAAGGAAGCGGCAAAAGCCGGCCGTATCATTCCGGTCCTGATCGAGGTGAACGTCGCCGGTGAGACGACCAAATTCGGCGTCACGCCGGAAGAGGAGCCGTCACTTGCCGGGTACATCCGTTCCCTTTCCCATGTGCAGCTCCGCGGCTTCATGACATCCGCTCCGATCGTGCAGGATCCGGAAGAAAACCGGCCGGTGTTCCGCCGCCTCCGTCAATTAAGTGTTGACATCAATCGGCAAAGCATCAATAATGAAAAGACAGATGTGCTCAGCATGGGAATGTCCGATGATTTTACAGTCGCTGTGGAGGAGGGTTCGACCTGTGTCAGAGTGGGGACACGGATTTTCGGCGCACGAGACTACAGCAGATAA
- a CDS encoding twitching motility protein PilT — protein MVQLIIGQKGKGKTTAILSKVNEEIKTATGNIVFLDKDSQHMYELNNRIRLIDVSVYPISNPDEFVGFVSGIISQDHDIQSMYLDGFMKCAKLEGKDITDTVRKLDRVSSMFNINFVISVSLDKSELPEELQDKVLISL, from the coding sequence ATGGTTCAGTTAATTATTGGACAGAAGGGTAAGGGCAAGACAACCGCAATTCTCAGCAAGGTGAATGAAGAAATAAAGACGGCAACCGGAAATATTGTATTTCTTGACAAAGACAGCCAGCATATGTATGAGCTGAACAACCGGATCCGTCTCATTGATGTTTCCGTTTATCCGATCTCGAACCCGGATGAGTTTGTCGGCTTCGTCAGCGGCATCATCTCTCAGGATCACGACATTCAGTCCATGTACCTCGATGGCTTCATGAAATGCGCGAAGCTGGAGGGAAAGGACATCACAGATACCGTCCGCAAGCTCGACCGTGTCAGCTCCATGTTCAACATCAATTTTGTCATCTCTGTCTCTCTTGACAAGAGCGAACTGCCGGAGGAGCTTCAGGATAAGGTACTGATCAGCCTGTAA
- a CDS encoding RluA family pseudouridine synthase gives MPQERMLTVTGEEEGIRADRYLAGHLPELSRSYIQQLISDGRVTSGGRKIKASRPVAAGEMLHLLIPDPVVPDIRPEPMELHILYEDEDILIVDKPKGLTVHPAPGHWSGTLVNGLLAHCGSELSGINGVLRPGIVHRIDMNTSGVLVVCKTDSAHRCIAEQLRVHSITRLYRGVVIGNLPDDEGTVTGAIGRSPKDRKKMAVVREGGKPAVTHYRVLERFGSYTSCEFRLETGRTHQIRVHMASIGHPLLGDDVYGPFRCSFRLNGQTLHAMVLGFRHPRTGQYMEWTAPLPPYFAELLETLRSQSSS, from the coding sequence ATGCCGCAGGAACGCATGCTGACCGTGACCGGAGAGGAGGAAGGGATCCGTGCCGACCGCTATCTGGCCGGACATCTACCGGAATTATCCCGTTCCTACATCCAGCAGCTGATCTCTGACGGCCGGGTGACTTCGGGCGGACGAAAGATCAAGGCGAGCCGGCCGGTGGCAGCAGGAGAGATGCTGCATCTTCTGATCCCTGATCCGGTTGTGCCGGATATCCGGCCTGAGCCCATGGAACTCCATATTCTCTATGAAGATGAGGATATTCTGATCGTAGACAAACCGAAGGGACTCACCGTCCATCCGGCTCCCGGCCATTGGAGCGGCACGCTGGTAAACGGGCTGCTGGCTCACTGCGGTTCTGAGCTTTCCGGAATCAACGGTGTCCTCCGTCCGGGTATCGTCCATCGCATAGACATGAACACCAGCGGTGTGCTCGTCGTCTGCAAGACGGACTCGGCACACCGCTGCATCGCGGAGCAGCTCCGCGTTCATTCCATCACCCGGCTTTATCGCGGCGTGGTGATCGGCAATCTGCCTGACGATGAGGGCACCGTGACGGGTGCGATCGGCCGAAGCCCGAAAGACCGAAAAAAAATGGCCGTGGTCCGCGAAGGCGGCAAGCCGGCCGTCACGCACTATCGCGTATTGGAACGCTTCGGCTCTTACACCAGCTGCGAGTTTCGCCTCGAGACAGGCCGGACTCACCAGATCCGCGTCCATATGGCTTCGATCGGCCATCCTCTGCTTGGAGATGATGTTTACGGACCGTTCCGCTGCTCTTTCCGTCTGAACGGACAGACACTGCATGCCATGGTTCTGGGGTTCCGTCACCCGCGCACCGGTCAGTACATGGAGTGGACCGCACCGCTTCCGCCGTACTTCGCGGAGCTTCTTGAAACGCTCCGGAGTCAGTCAAGTTCCTGA
- a CDS encoding cell division protein SepF, producing MGFLDRFLGAIKLNDDFDDEDEDDFLDDEDPDDEDFDEEDEPPARTKSRFFRRFEPDDEETDDFAEDKAPVRKPVPPRQNPTARTVREARPIRRDDRKQPKSRSKVTPIRRKNSEPQMDVNVLRPSSMEDTREIADALMDGSTVVLNLEGMDVDIAQRVIDFTCGVCYSLHGNLQKVSGFIFILTPENVDISGDYQSIIDGAFDLPSMKAGY from the coding sequence ATGGGTTTTCTTGACAGGTTCCTTGGCGCGATCAAGCTGAATGATGACTTTGACGACGAGGACGAGGATGATTTCCTCGATGACGAGGATCCCGATGACGAGGACTTCGACGAGGAGGACGAGCCCCCCGCAAGGACGAAGAGCCGGTTTTTCCGCCGCTTCGAGCCGGATGACGAAGAGACAGACGATTTTGCCGAGGACAAAGCACCGGTGAGAAAACCGGTTCCGCCCCGTCAGAATCCGACTGCCAGAACGGTTCGGGAGGCAAGACCGATTCGCCGTGATGATCGGAAACAGCCGAAGAGCCGCTCCAAGGTGACACCGATCCGGCGAAAGAACAGCGAGCCCCAGATGGATGTCAATGTACTGCGTCCCTCATCCATGGAGGATACAAGAGAAATCGCGGACGCACTGATGGACGGCAGCACGGTTGTTCTGAATCTGGAAGGAATGGATGTGGATATTGCCCAGCGGGTCATCGATTTCACATGCGGCGTCTGTTATTCCCTGCACGGCAATCTGCAGAAAGTTTCCGGCTTTATCTTCATTCTCACGCCGGAGAACGTGGATATCAGCGGCGACTACCAGAGCATCATTGACGGCGCCTTCGATCTGCCCTCCATGAAGGCAGGCTACTGA
- a CDS encoding BspA family leucine-rich repeat surface protein, protein MRKRHAARKGAAAVLFALIWAAQVVCSLAAVPEGTAPEADSVREDQAAPPETETVLSGEEGTAENGAVCSVSSAPSESVAALPASSVSSESGTPRSDGDTEDDIFSPEAAAGETAERFGDGDAESAVKPAGTNGPASSAFPSVRPVEEAPASGDGTAGTSDSGMESAAEAAADDMDLLMNFRYEIDEKAGMLTLTRFVGSGTEVTVPAEYLHEGRLFRVRLSGNVFERCEPVTAIRIGSGVKAVGNCDRMFSVLPVCTELDVRGLDTSEATSMNQMFCYCPKLKHLDVSGFDTSGVTGMEGMFMSDRQVDRLDVSGFDTSGVTSFADMFNECTAVKELDVSRFDTSKGISFSGMFASCREITALDVSGFDTSAATDFSAMFTDLGKVKALDVSRFNTSRGTSFRLMFAYCEELESLDLSSFVTSGAKDMTYMFCDSGMKKLDLRNFDTSAVNDMSMMFSGSHVRELDLSSFDTGNVTLMKSMFAMCYSLRTLDLSSFSVEKVKAMDGIFDKCRFQKLVTPKDSVNNRMGILPVQMYDRTDQTTWTVLPDRQRTLYGTAEDNVAVSVTCSGGAVPEGVRLRVLDESGEVLIPEFRWEDGCSTFLGPGTYIVQMTGIPDGYQTKERERTITITEQKESDGEHFFEESFAKRIGGGKICLNRTGYGYGRTLPPGSVTTDFDELYIGESYAGTGAPLLEGKALEDKLRAMIWYMYYDDHSFALRDQLSAEGAAEILQTCVWYYTNPEPSVKLSGTAGELAAVTADEVPDSFQLTYQVSGGGQNLILLDGTFRRRLVGGHGSLGKADVSFQLIPDGPYLLTVRKTADGSCRLTDRFSFGLRLEGLAAGSSYPADDGTVVLRADGSGCAQSDFTLTAGGALTIRNLPSGCSYEVTEQTPEEYTASYAIRPEDPSYEMEGRQGTAGKGLPLSTGPKTLDERSGSTEVIFSNHLDLPPIRAAKTDPDGFGIAGAVLRVVGPDGETVDTWTTTTHAEYRNGSKTGRRLADLHRVYLPVPLREGTYRLTELSAPDGYSAAPDLVFEVSTRNGRLLVNGKDPESEEAVLTMVDRKDRPHSLTVRKEVRGNQASRNRYFSFSAVFEGLTAGSAVAVDLGNADEQLPLQEKRHNPLSVTADADGKAASVFFLQGGQSIRFDGLPEGCAYRITEEASGYQVTIEDSSGAETDEKERTDKGVLLQDTTVCYTNTREGIVPTGVKETCWPALLLLCFGAAVGAPICRRHGGYG, encoded by the coding sequence ATGAGAAAAAGGCATGCAGCCCGTAAGGGTGCGGCAGCTGTGCTGTTTGCCCTCATCTGGGCCGCACAGGTTGTCTGTTCCCTTGCGGCTGTTCCGGAGGGGACGGCTCCGGAAGCCGATTCCGTGCGGGAAGATCAGGCGGCTCCGCCTGAAACGGAAACCGTTTTGTCCGGGGAGGAAGGGACAGCCGAAAACGGAGCGGTTTGTTCGGTTTCGTCAGCACCGTCAGAGAGCGTGGCGGCCCTTCCGGCTTCGTCCGTGTCTTCGGAGAGCGGAACACCTCGTTCAGATGGTGACACGGAGGACGACATCTTCTCTCCGGAGGCGGCCGCGGGCGAAACGGCAGAGAGGTTCGGGGACGGGGATGCAGAATCCGCCGTGAAGCCGGCGGGAACGAACGGCCCCGCCTCCTCCGCGTTTCCCTCTGTACGTCCTGTAGAAGAGGCTCCGGCATCCGGAGACGGAACAGCGGGAACATCGGACTCCGGTATGGAATCGGCCGCAGAGGCTGCGGCCGACGACATGGATCTGCTGATGAATTTCCGGTATGAGATCGATGAGAAGGCGGGTATGCTGACGCTCACGCGCTTTGTCGGATCCGGGACGGAGGTCACGGTACCGGCGGAATATCTTCACGAAGGCCGCCTTTTCAGGGTCCGGCTTTCCGGAAATGTGTTCGAGAGATGCGAGCCGGTCACCGCGATCAGAATCGGGTCCGGGGTGAAGGCAGTGGGAAACTGCGACCGGATGTTCAGCGTCCTTCCCGTCTGCACGGAGCTTGATGTCCGCGGTCTGGACACATCCGAAGCGACGAGCATGAATCAGATGTTCTGCTACTGTCCCAAGCTGAAGCATCTTGATGTTTCCGGGTTCGATACATCCGGGGTGACCGGGATGGAGGGGATGTTCATGTCCGATCGGCAGGTTGACCGGCTGGATGTGAGCGGCTTTGATACGTCAGGCGTGACGTCCTTTGCCGATATGTTCAACGAATGCACGGCCGTGAAGGAGCTGGATGTGAGTCGGTTTGACACTTCGAAAGGAATCAGCTTCAGCGGCATGTTCGCGTCCTGCCGGGAGATCACGGCGCTGGATGTGAGCGGTTTCGACACTTCGGCCGCCACGGATTTCAGCGCGATGTTCACCGATCTCGGCAAGGTGAAGGCGCTGGACGTGAGCCGCTTCAATACCTCCCGCGGCACGTCTTTCCGGCTGATGTTTGCCTACTGTGAGGAGCTGGAGTCACTGGATCTCAGTTCCTTTGTCACATCCGGTGCGAAGGACATGACATATATGTTCTGCGATTCCGGCATGAAGAAGCTGGATCTGCGGAATTTTGACACATCCGCGGTGAACGATATGTCCATGATGTTTTCCGGGAGTCACGTCCGGGAGCTCGACCTGAGCTCCTTCGATACCGGAAACGTGACGCTGATGAAGAGCATGTTCGCGATGTGCTACTCCCTCCGCACGCTTGATCTTTCCTCCTTCTCCGTGGAGAAGGTAAAAGCGATGGACGGCATCTTTGACAAGTGCCGGTTCCAGAAACTGGTGACGCCGAAAGACAGCGTAAACAACCGGATGGGGATTCTGCCGGTTCAGATGTACGACCGGACCGATCAGACGACATGGACGGTTCTTCCCGACCGGCAGAGGACGCTGTACGGGACTGCGGAGGACAATGTGGCCGTTTCCGTTACATGCAGCGGCGGAGCTGTTCCGGAAGGAGTCCGTTTACGCGTACTGGATGAAAGCGGGGAAGTCCTGATTCCCGAATTCCGCTGGGAAGACGGCTGCAGCACATTTCTCGGTCCGGGGACCTATATTGTTCAGATGACCGGCATTCCGGATGGCTATCAGACAAAGGAAAGGGAACGGACCATCACGATCACAGAGCAGAAGGAATCCGACGGAGAGCATTTCTTTGAGGAATCGTTCGCAAAAAGGATCGGAGGCGGGAAGATCTGTCTCAACCGGACCGGATACGGTTACGGGCGTACGCTTCCGCCGGGAAGCGTGACGACTGATTTCGATGAGCTCTATATCGGGGAATCCTACGCGGGGACCGGAGCGCCGCTTCTCGAGGGAAAGGCGCTTGAAGACAAGCTGCGGGCCATGATCTGGTACATGTACTACGACGATCATTCCTTTGCTCTTCGTGATCAGCTTTCCGCCGAGGGTGCGGCGGAGATTCTGCAGACCTGCGTGTGGTATTACACGAACCCGGAGCCGTCTGTGAAACTCAGCGGAACGGCAGGGGAACTGGCCGCCGTCACGGCGGATGAGGTGCCTGACAGCTTTCAGCTGACCTACCAGGTATCCGGCGGGGGGCAGAATCTGATTCTGCTGGACGGTACGTTCCGGAGACGTCTGGTCGGAGGTCACGGTTCTCTGGGAAAGGCGGATGTGAGCTTTCAGCTTATTCCGGACGGACCTTATCTTCTTACGGTCAGGAAAACAGCGGACGGGAGCTGCCGGCTCACAGACCGGTTTTCGTTCGGGCTTCGTCTTGAAGGACTTGCGGCCGGGAGCTCGTATCCGGCGGATGACGGAACGGTGGTGCTCAGGGCCGACGGCAGCGGCTGTGCACAGTCGGACTTCACGCTTACGGCGGGCGGCGCTCTGACGATTCGGAATCTTCCGTCCGGCTGCTCGTACGAGGTGACGGAGCAGACACCGGAAGAATACACGGCCTCCTACGCGATTCGCCCGGAGGACCCGTCGTATGAGATGGAGGGCCGTCAGGGTACGGCCGGAAAAGGTCTTCCGCTTTCAACCGGACCAAAGACGCTGGACGAAAGGAGCGGCAGCACGGAAGTGATTTTCAGCAATCATCTCGATCTTCCGCCCATTCGGGCGGCCAAGACGGATCCGGACGGATTCGGGATCGCAGGTGCGGTGCTGCGGGTTGTGGGACCGGACGGAGAGACAGTGGACACATGGACCACGACGACGCACGCGGAGTACCGGAACGGTTCCAAGACGGGCCGCCGGCTGGCCGATCTTCACAGGGTCTATCTTCCGGTTCCGCTTCGGGAAGGGACATATCGTCTGACGGAGCTGTCTGCGCCGGATGGATACTCAGCCGCACCCGATCTCGTATTCGAAGTGAGCACCCGGAATGGAAGGCTGCTTGTGAACGGGAAGGATCCGGAATCAGAGGAGGCTGTTCTGACCATGGTGGATCGGAAAGACCGGCCTCACAGTCTGACCGTCAGAAAGGAAGTTCGTGGAAATCAGGCATCGAGAAACCGGTACTTTTCGTTCTCGGCTGTGTTTGAAGGACTGACTGCCGGCTCGGCCGTGGCGGTTGATCTCGGAAACGCGGACGAGCAGCTGCCTTTGCAGGAGAAACGGCACAACCCTCTTTCCGTCACGGCGGACGCGGACGGAAAGGCCGCTTCTGTCTTCTTCCTTCAGGGCGGCCAGTCGATCCGCTTTGACGGTCTTCCGGAGGGATGCGCCTATCGGATCACAGAGGAGGCATCCGGCTATCAGGTGACGATTGAAGACTCCTCCGGAGCCGAAACGGATGAAAAAGAACGGACGGATAAGGGGGTGCTGCTTCAGGACACGACTGTCTGCTATACCAATACCCGCGAGGGGATTGTCCCGACGGGCGTGAAGGAAACCTGCTGGCCTGCTCTTCTCCTGCTCTGCTTCGGTGCGGCCGTCGGCGCGCCGATCTGCCGGAGGCACGGCGGGTACGGCTGA